From the Helianthus annuus cultivar XRQ/B chromosome 17, HanXRQr2.0-SUNRISE, whole genome shotgun sequence genome, the window AAtacttttaattaataaataaaagagGCCTCTTTTTAAAGTTTGTTTTAGGCTCCTAAAGATTTTGAACCGCCGCTGTAAATATGAGGTAATCAGCTAAGTTACAACtgccaaattttaaattttctATGTAATATGAACAAGTAGCAAATTTTGAGCTTCAGATGACTCCTAGATACAGTGAACAAGTAATGAATGAAAGCACCTAGTTTTACCTAGAAAAAACAGTAAATGATTTTATTGGATTTTACGCAATCTTACATGATCTATAATCGGTTGAGCTGTAGAACCTAACTGCCATTGGTGGTTAGTCATAACTGTCTCTGCTTCTTCTAAATTGTTTCTTCTGAGACAGGACCTTCTTGTTCTGCAGCCTTTTATGTTCCGCTGCAGCAGCTCTGTATAACacaattgaaaattaataattaaaaaaatcggttttgaagatgtttgcaATATAGCGAAAAACAGAGAATGACATACGAAAAAAAGACTTACATTTTAGTAATTTTCTTTACTTGTTCTTCTGATGGAGGAGGTGGGACATATGAAGCAGCATCAATAATTGCCTAAATGCATTTATTCCATTAGAATCAAAATATCTATAAAGATAAATCAATACTGTTAGAATATATTAGAGACAGGCCCATTAATTCAGCTTATTAAGGTTTCCTGGTTCTCTGTCTTAAAATATAATGGTGTTCGGCTCATTAGTTCTGCTCATTAGGGTTAAGGCTCTTGGCTCTCTGTCATAGAATACAAAATATATCTTCTTTCCTAATGGCGAAAATAAATTAGGGCTGCAAACAAACCGAACGttgttaaggaaatatatgtgttcactaACTGTTCATGAAAACTTactgaacgagattttatgtttgttttcgttcgttaaggaaatgaaagtgttcatgttcgtttgttaatctTAGGTAACGAATGTTCctgaacacaaatgagcacaaactaatgtcaTGAACACAACCTAATGCCATGAACACAATATATAATACacttatatttattaaatattttatttgtcggagttttaaagtatttaaataaaataacaaaattgAAAACACTAATGAGCTATCGAACATAATAGAACGAGcacggcctctgttcatgttcgttcatttaactaaacgaacttcccgccaaacggttcacgaactgtttgctgaacattcagttcatttgcagccctaggCGAAATGGTAAAAAGTTAAAAGATAAGGAAAAAGAATGGTTGGTATTGTCCTACTACATCTTGTAACGAGGTTTATGATATTATCAATACCTGTAGTTTCTCCAAGGCATCCTCAATGTTACCTCTGAAAAGTTATTTAAGGGTGTAAGATACGGTTTTGAAAACATAGTAAAGAAAATATAAAAGTGAATGGACAGTGGATAGAATTTAACTTTTGTGTTCTGGTCTTTGTGGAGGAAATCACGAGCTCGCCATCTTTGTTGATTCTGTTCTTTTCCTGATTAAAGAACAAAGATTGTCAAAAATTGTGGATTTTATTATGAAAACAAATATATTTAATGTTATGATGTTAATGATAGTTTAAACATGGAATGATTACGGTAGTAGTGAACTAAACTAACCATCTGTAGAATTTTCTCTCTAATCCTGTCACTTAACCAATAGGCTTCCTTAACATTAAACCGCATATCAACCTTGGTGTTTACTGCAAACAAAACGAACAAGGTAAATCTTGGTACAAGAACAATAACAAATTTCTCAGGTGTGGAAGGATTAAAATTATATCAAACCTTTGTTGACATTTTGACCTCCGGGTCCACCACTCCTCGCGAAACTCACGGTAACATGATCTAAATCACAAAATGAAACTCCTTGAAGAAATAGTTGagcaaaaaacagtaaaataaacattttcaagCAATCCACTTGCCTCATTTTACTCTACATCTAACCGAACACTTTGTCCGTTCCACGAAACAATGATAAAGACGCATAAAGCTTCTAATTACATTATGCAGATAAAAAAGCTTTTCTTTCTTCTGTATTTAACAGCCAGCCACACATATCAATATTAAATCAAAATaacaatgttgattatgttgTTACTTTAAAGGTTCAGTATGCAACTTCATTCAGTGTAAGAAACCCTATCAATCTCAAATCACTTCATGTATCAAAGAACAAAACTCTATACAAAAGAACTAGGGCACTGTATTTCCATTCACAAAACCTAAAAATACTAACCTTCTGATATACATCTCATGTATCTATACTAAAACTAGGGCACTGTATTTCAAATTCACACCACTTTCACATAATACTTAAATACTTAATCAAATTTACACAAATTAATCTAATGAACGTAAACAACACATATAACAAACACTAAATGAATCAAATTACAAAATCAATCAAACATATTAAACTATAGCAAGCTTTACCTAGAGTAATCTTCGGAACAGGTTCATCACCACCAGCAGCTCTCTCCATGGCTTCATGCAACTGCTGCTGCACCTGAGACATCCGCGCCGACGTCTTCTTATTACCGGAATCAGGAGCCGCAGCGCAGCGGATCGGAGTGTAGCTTATTGGACGGGAAACAAAACGGAGCGGAGCCGGAACGGACCACAGGAGCGAGCGATAGGTGCGAATAGAAGCCGATGGCCGGAATATCTCCCTGACGAGAACTATAGCGGTGGTTCTGATTGCCGCCATCAGTAAACCTAACTGATTTTCAAATCGCAAATTAGACACGAAAGGGGGATTGTTTAGCTGGGGAATTTTGTAAGCCACAGCCAAAGGTTTAGAAGATTGGGGCCAACTATGTCTGTGTGTGGCAAATTAGAGAGTCTGGTAAGTCTGTCAAGTGCTAGTGGACGGTATGGTTTTCCTGGATAACGTCCAAGTCAAACTCTGAAGCCAGTGTGGGCTCGGTTAAGATAACATAATCTGGCCAGTGTGGGCTCGGTTAAGATAACATAATCTGGCCAGAGTAGGGCAACGGAGCTGTTCAATTTAGGGAGTTTGATAGCCCAAATTTGgcattccaaaaaaaaaaaaaaaaaaaactaaacccaaTGTCACATCACTGCCACATAAGAACTTGACGACCATTAATTAAATATCTGTTAATAATGTGTTGTGCCGTTAACTAGCCCCAGTAACCCCCAATGGGTGTTCCCTTAGTTGCCAGTTGACGTGACACGTTTATGACTATGCTAGTTAACGTACAACACAGTCTTAAAACTAAGATTAAACTCTAATTTACGTCTCGTGGTTTAGTGACGGGATTACAGGGACGCAAATTGTAGTTGGTAAAAAGATGAAGATTATACGAATAAAAAAACTTTTACTAAGAAGTTGAATAAACACGCTCAACAAAGCACACGATTAGATATTTTAGTTTGCTCGATTCTTGATATCAAAGTTTATCTAAACAGTAACGAACAATTTGCCTGACTCGAATCAAAAGGTCTTCCTTGAGCTTTTACTTGGATGGTTTTTCCATAACTTTAAGTGATTTTAAGCTTTGTTATATGAACATATAAATTATGAATTTTACTAATCAAAGTGACACCATGATTGGCATCTCATGATTATGGAATTATGGTATGGGCAAAAAAGGAATATGAAATGCTTGTTTGTTTAAGTAGATTTTGATAAAGCTTATGACTCTATTAGCTGGGTTTTCTTAATGGGCTTTGGAGCCTAGTGGAGGAAGTGGATTTAAGCTTGTTTAAAAGTTCAGGACTCACGGATGAATGCAACTTCAAGACAATGATCGAAAAGATTCTTTTATGGCCAAGGTGGGTACCGTCtaaaatttgttgttttatgttAGGTGGTGCCCTGGTGGCAAGACAGAATTCCGTAAGCTTCATCAGGTGTCAAGTTACAATCGGTGCTATGCAGGTTCTGTACAAACGAGGAGGAGAGGGCCGAGCATGCTATCAGGTCTTGCTGCTTTGCGAAGGGTGTATGGCAGTCGGCAGTGAAATGGAGCGACTGTATGGCAGTCGGTATAGGAATGGAGCGGCTGGAAGTATTCAGATTTGGTCAATGGTAAAAGTTCTTCTTGGCACTGATTTATACAACTGTGTAGTTCATCTAGAAGGCGAGAAACGAGCTGGTCCTTTGCAACGCAAGGTATATCAATCATACATAAGGGTCGTGTAAGAGATTAGTTCGCTTCTGTATCTTTGGATTAAACATGGATTCAAGTTTGGTAAGCTTTAATTTCCCTGTAAGTTCCAAGATTTAATGCTACCCTCTAAATATACATAGGTTGACTGATGTGAAATATTCTTTAAGTAAAGGAATTAATCAAACTATATATaatgtcgacattaaaactatcATATATCACAAATGATCACCATGCTCTTTAACAGCCACACATAACGCTACTCAACTGTAACCAAACAGGAAACACACATGGAGTAGGTCAGAAACATGATCAATATAGGCTTCAAACACATATCTATGTAATATACTATTACTAATATCACATTTCATAACCACAGTCTCTAGGTCTGTCATCCTAATATTTGGTCTAATATATCAACCCGAAACAACAACCTAACATTTTGAGCTTACTAATGCCTCCTAACTTTTGATGATTGACCATTCTCGGCTGCACCCAGTCGTCTTCTCCCACCTGCATGTGTGTTTTCAGTCGAAGGCAGTGCCCAACCACCAGACCCTTCAATTGTAAAAAGTAAAAGTACTTCAAAAACAAATTAAAGCCAAATAAAGGTCTGAATATGTTATGATATAAGATATAAGTTTGGTTATACCACCGTCATTGGGTGCACCGGTCCAGCCAGGCAGATACTTTCTAGCTTTTCCTTTCCAAGCCTCTTCAAAGCCAGTAAGCTCATCTGATTAACATATTATAAAGTTAATCTGTTAATAACCCTTTATTAGTCGCCTTATAAAATGCATGACAAGATACAAATACGCATACCTTCGTTTATGTTATGCAACGTTTGCATTGTATCCACCTGCCCGTCTGATTTGAGATGCCTTGAAAGAGTGTGACCCTACCATACCAAACGTTTATTTCATTAAAGTGTACAAAAGATATTAACTTTTGGGTTATGCAATTAAATCATAAGCAAATAACAATTAAATACCTTATCGTGGATTCCCCTTGATATCCTATGAGCTGCCTGACCCGTTGTCGAATCAGCTTCTTTATGTTCTTCAAATCTCAGCTGAAACGCCCATATCAAACACCATtacaataacaaaaaaaaaaaatacatattctTAATAAAAGGTTTACAGTTACTTACACCGTCACTGTCAGCCCTTCTAGTAGTAGATGAAGTATAATATGCTCCATTAGAACCCCCGTATGTAACAGTAGAACTCTGAAATGTGAAGCTATGAGCTTGGGGGTGTGGGCACGAATGATGCATGAGACTGTGTTGGTTCCCATACTGTGTCTGATTCAGCTCTCTTCCTGCAAAAGAACAAAAAATTGCATTCAATTGCATTAATATCGACCACACACAATTCCTAtctcaaataaaataaactataACCTCAGTTTTAATATATGGCCGCTTAAAATAAGTTTGTCTTGCAGGCCTACCATAAAAATGAGTATTATCTATCTTACCATGCCCAGCTTCTGGTTCATCTTTTTCGTCATCAGAGTTAAGTTCTTCAATAATCAGGCCTCTTGAACTATTTGGCATGGATTGCCTATGCTCATGAGTTATAGGCAGACGTGTATCCATGAAAGGACTTCCATTTGGACCAAACAAGCTCGATCCAAAAGGACTTCCATTTGGACCAAATAAGCTCAATTCAAATGGACTTGCACCCATGAATGGACCCCCAGCATGGCCAAATGGACTTGGCTGCAACATTCCACCCAGCGGGTTCGTGAAAAAAGGGTCATCAAATGGGTCCCTTTCTCCAAATAGACTTGGCATACCGCTAAAACCAGCGAAAGGGTCACGGGATCCAAAGAAAGGATCGCCTCTTCCTCTTCCACCTTGCATTTCTTCAAAAAATTCTACCTGAAAGACGAAACATGTTAAAAAATTTCAGAAAAGTTATCAATACCCCATCCCGTTTCCCAATAGCAATATTTTTCCAAATTCTCATCAAACGATACGATAACACCTATAACGAAAGTAAAGTATATAGCGCATAATTGCTCGCCTTACCATCTATTATAAAAAGATGTGTTATATTAAACCGAGATGCAACAAGTAACCAAAGAATCAGCTAGATTTAGCAGCAGGGGAAGACATGATTGATTCATTAGGGTCTGTAATATTAAATCAAAACTTATAACCAcaacaactaaaacacaaaaaatTACAACAAAAACAATTACGTAAATCATTAATAAGCATAACATCCGTCCCTGAATGCTTATCAATTCGACACGCAACAGACATAATCGGTTATCCAAAAACTAAACAAGTTTAGCTGTTAGAACCGACGTACAAATAACATTTAAAACCCTAGGTAAATGATCAGACGATTCATTCCATTTGAATAATAAGGAGGAGCAAAATTTAACGATTATCAATAAAGCGCAACGTAATCGATTGTTGAAAAACAATAATCCACAATTTTGGTCTACGAATTCGAGAAAACAACCGTTCTCTCCTAAAATCGATAATCATAATTCATAACCTAGAAAATCTCATAAATAACAAGCGAAACTATGAAATTGATAACAATTAACAAGCAGATACGAAAGGATTGTTAGAGGATATACCTGCGAGTGAATTCAAAACCGAAATTCAGTGATCGTTATGAGAGAGATGAATGGTTGACGGTTGTTGCAGGTGATGCGATTTGGGGTGAAATTGAGTTTGAGAATTGATACCAAAGAAAAGATGAAGGGCAACAAAAATTATTGGTTTAACGTGATGTTATCCGGGTTGATTTGACCCGAAGTTTGTCACCTAGAGCATTCACAAGTGTTAATTCCATCGTATCATTCCAAACCTCAATCAATCTAGGGAGGATGAGCTCGATACCGGAACTGAAAATACCGGTATCGAAAATCCCCAAAACTAGGTACCGATATTGAATATactggtacggtacggttcggtaccggtacggtaccagtATTTGAGGATAAAAACCGGTAAAtgtgttggactctgtatgcccaagacacatattaaattgatgtggctagtacgttatgatccaagtcgagtcatacccaaatacaagctagacaaacacttacaatatttatttatgatatgagcaaacaaataaatattaacacttagaatatttagaaatttgttttctaaataattgcacttgacaagcTAATagattatatggataatttattttgagagaatattttattttgttatttaatgggttaaataacataataaaagttgtataagtcttataacatgagatgttataattttataaaagttataaaattaatcaagacttaaattattttataaaagaaattgaattaaaaaaaataaagtggGCCGCCCCCCTTTTTGGTGTCTTCCCAAGATTATTTTGGTCTAATGAAAAACCATGCATTTGCATGTGTTAGAGGGAACTTGATTGGACAAGAGAATGGTCCAATCAAATTACATGCAAGGTGCATGGTTAGATGCTCTCCTATTGGTCAAATGGGTGGCTCTTTCTCTCTccttattttatataattttgtatGACAAAATTAGTGGAAGATGAACTTGAAAAAAACTTAGAGAATTCTCTCTACAAAATCGGCCATACATGTGATGGTTCTAAGGTTTTTTCAAGTTAGatttttcaagtgcaagaactcCCTTTTATCCTCTCAATTTTCGGCCAAGGGTTGGTTCCAAGAGTTGGATTTTTCAAGTGAGTTCATGAGTGTAAAATCCTAGCTAAAtcaaggtgtttgttggaaggcttggggtatacaagcttgaggttttctacacttgaaggcaaccgttcaagaagcatcatcttcttcatatctttactccttggaaggtagtatcctaaacactctatggttgtgttttaatttttgatagcatgcatatTCGTATATGGATCCGGGGATTGGGTTTTgcatataaaatgggttttatatcttaaaagtaacatgttttaaataatatttccgctgcgtttttattttatacggataaaatactttgataaacatgtgaaaaaacccaacaatggcatctagagccgcttatatgagtgcatgcttcatcggatttaaaattttcgggttttcGGGTTTGGAGAAACCCTGTGGCCGAAATTTTATCATGGTTTTCCTTTGGTTTTTCAAGATTTATTTCCTACATGCATAAAGGAATCTTGAAAAAATTatgtcatatggatgatttgttttgtttggacaaaaacccacataTTTCGGTTTTTTCATTCTTAACCGAAAATGTAGGTTGTAAAAGGAAACCATTTTTGCTcttgaattttatatatatttggatatatatatatatatatatatatatatattggtgttcataacctagccatgaccttatgtgaatatgttgaatgtttgtgtttatgattttatttaattattcaatgggttgtaataattattattttttgtcttccatttgtaaaaatatgtaatttatttattttcatttggtatgtaaataaatagattaggtgcattttattttactagaaaaatgtattaggataccttttgtaaaagaagatgcacataaaaatgcggttttggtttTTGCCAATTTCGGgcataaaggacttcatagttcttaatGGGATTTTAGCCcaataaccaaaacacatttttgaagtccaaaggagtttggagctgaatataaaagacatttggaagcccaaagaatgtgaagaaatcacaacacaagaagaagacttgaagcatttggatgcgggatcaagtgggagttcaacgacaccTTTTTTGTGTCCATATTCAccctttaggaaggaccttttgacacacttgtttcggctaacaagtgtggtcaaaatagttggctatggttatgcacctttTGATATTTGTGTTATGCTTGCATGGTTATTTAATTTATggttgtttggatgatatttggatatgcataCTTAAcaactaataatcaacaacaaactgaaaattggttcttaacaaaatcattaaaatggttaataaaaggtttttattaaaaattaatgattttataataaaatgggtttttaTTAAAAGAGCCTAGaaaatttgttttcacaaaagtaccaagaatttgaatgcatgcaaatgtatgatacataaagttttctaaactagaattttgaaaactcaaaatcccttttataaaacaagtgaaacaccatccttttatacaacactcgaattacttgggaactctttgtgggataaaggtcacctaaccacatttgagggaacttgtatgtttgaggtgggtttaccatgtttgtgggataaaggtcacctaaccacttatgtgtataaactcacacgtgtttgtaagttggacgacttgatttggaaaccatgaacttagggtcaccgaagcatggggaacaaaggtgttgatgggattaaactggccaactaaacataaagatgtttaaccgatcccatatggctagaagttgcaaagggttggaattgtcaaacgttgactaccttgttaatttaaataatgggataaaggtcacctaaccaatatttaaatgtaacgttggattctagatttaattattaattgtctatgagacataaaagggtattaataattaaaatatattaatatcgaaaatactaaaatttgaaccttgttaaattttgtagatggtcgctaacaatattacccaaaccgtccgtaacctatcactGAAAACGATCCTAATCCCGATGAACATCTTATGGAAGATAAGGATGCCTATAACGATTGGATTAAGTATATCGAGGATACTATGCAAGCGTCTCGCCTCATGATAGGAATtatgattcccgagattcaaaaggattttgaacatcatgAGCATACGACATGATTAACCAATTGTAGGAAATGTTCCTAAGGatagaacgcttcgaaacggttcgagcgcttcatgcatgtcgaatggaggaaacccaatcgatATCATCTTATATctttaagatgaaaagccacattgatcgcctcgaaaGGCTCAATATGGGTAAAAGGGCTTTATCCATTCTAACGATCAATAAGGATGGCAACAAGgaaagggcatcaccccgacaccaaagcaaatgttgcAAATGGTAACGGGAATTCaaagggaaaaagaaaagaaagactaaAGCGAAACCACCGAAACCAAAATATAAGAAGGCAAAGGTTGCCACGAACGATCCATACTTTGAGTATGGAGAGATATGACATTTAAATAGGAATTTTCCAACCTATCTCATGGAGTtaaaaaacaagagggatgctaggcaaacctcaggtacaatctttatgatacatattgacattaatgttatttcttctaacacatgggtattagatactGGATGTGGAACTTATATTTGCAATTTGTTGCAAaaggttcaaaagaaataaacattacAAGAAAGGAGACTATGTTTTGAGACTTCCAAATGGTTTGAAAattgttttaaaatgttttgaatgctcctagtttgactaggaacattattcaAGTTTCCCTTATAAGACAATATGGTTTTGATTTAAAGTTTGCAAACAATGACATTTATATTCCGATGAATGACATGTTTTACTTTAAAACTATGctttcaaatggtatttatgaattggttcataataatacatcatttgatagttcaatgtaccaagcaatcaccaagaaactcaaaatggatttgagtgagacctatctttggcattatCGCCTTGAATAAACAGATATCGCATGTAAAAACTTCGAAAGAATTGTCTTTTGGAGACAAATGAAGTTACTTCATTTGATACACTTGAATCTAGTTTACAAGGTAAAATGACTAAGAAACCCTTTAGTGGTAAAGGACAAAAGAtttattaggtatcatacattcggatgtatttgatccttttaagccaatgactaggaatggtgaaagatacttcattactTTTACCGACAACTATAgtagttatggttatgtgtacttgctgAGACACAAAGTTGAAGTTTTGAAATGTTCAAAGCCTTCAAAGGGTGAAGTCCATTTCTCCTACCCGCTGCCCCCTTTTTTGGCCTTTCCTTTAAGGGGTTGTTGTGTAAGACGTGAATAACGCCCGCTGGAACGCCCATGGATTTTATCATCAACTTGATGAATTAATTTCAAGATATAAGGCTTTCCTATTATAACAGGTTGTTCAAAAGGATCCCCCGTTCTTCCATCAAAAAAGTTCTTCATTTCGATAGAGGAGGAATCGAACTCTATTTGGATAtagttcgatctatgatggctaggagcgcattatctctatcattttggggttacgctttgctttCCGCGActcgtatattaaatatggcataaaccaagaaagtggataagacaccttttgaaatatggcatggaagggctccatcattatcatatttgttagtgcatttatgtctatagcctttgtcaatccgagccgtagcgagaaacagaagaaaatgagtcgttatattagtgatagctagacaaataggcaaggtggcataattgtaataatgagaaatctcattaaaagtcAAGGCCTATATATAGGGAGGTTATGTTTAGTTTAGAAACTTTTTGCTCATTTGTGATTTAGAAagctctagatctagagagagattctagagagagaaagtgattcaagGTGCTTGTTCCTGTTAGATttctaatagaatcacgtttatattacatcgtgtgtgttaggtcgcgttcgtgtacggatttcgcacgttatacgttcgtttcgcaatcgtttcagAGTCAAAACCGGtactacaagtggtatcagagcaggaggtCGATTGCACTGATCCAACACACATTTCCGCTCGTGATTTCATCGATTTCAGATCCGGacttcatctatttcttcatttttttcatatttttcacgtttttactgattttcgtcaaattgaacgggattttacggtccgaatcagctgattttttgatatgttgtgcgaaaactcctgatctataaccctaccaagtttcagatccaaactcctagccgtttaggagaaatcgaaggTTTTCGGTCCGATTTTGCGTAAAAAAAaacaggtttcgctccaaagacacatagtttcgctcatttgtcaacatagtttcgctcatacggacaccAAAGACccctagtttcgcttatttgtcacctggtttcgcttatatgacacAAAACCTAGTGGTTTCGCTCTTATGTCCAGATGGTTTTGCTTTTGTGGcacaacatctgaggtttcgctcatagtgcAATCCTTGGTTTCGCTCATAGTGCATTCCTCAACTGATTTCGCTTTTGGGACATAATTACTAGAAGTTTCGCTCATAGGTCCTAGAGAGGTTTCGCTCTAGAGGACATATTACATGTGATTTCGCTTTATCAGTTCTTCGGTCCAATATTTATTGGGTTGATTGTTGGTCACCCACATCAATAGTTGTTGGACATATAAATTGAGAACAGTATTGGCCCAATCAATTTCGAATTTAACTAAAAGTTGTCGGCCATCAACTCATGAAAGTTGTGTTTGTCAAAGTTGCATATAAAACTCTTAAAGAAACAGATGTCGGCCAC encodes:
- the LOC110922131 gene encoding peptidyl-tRNA hydrolase ICT1, mitochondrial, producing the protein MAAIRTTAIVLVREIFRPSASIRTYRSLLWSVPAPLRFVSRPISYTPIRCAAAPDSGNKKTSARMSQVQQQLHEAMERAAGGDEPVPKITLDHVTVSFARSGGPGGQNVNKVNTKVDMRFNVKEAYWLSDRIREKILQMEKNRINKDGELVISSTKTRTQKGNIEDALEKLQAIIDAASYVPPPPSEEQVKKITKIAAAAEHKRLQNKKVLSQKKQFRRSRDSYD
- the LOC110921198 gene encoding uncharacterized protein LOC110921198 isoform X3 — translated: MQGGRGRGDPFFGSRDPFAGFSGMPSLFGERDPFDDPFFTNPLGGMLQPSPFGHAGGPFMGASPFELSLFGPNGSPFGSSLFGPNGSPFMDTRLPITHEHRQSMPNSSRGLIIEELNSDDEKDEPEAGHGRELNQTQYGNQHSLMHHSCPHPQAHSFTFQSSTVTYGGSNGAYYTSSTTRRADSDGLRFEEHKEADSTTGQAAHRISRGIHDKGHTLSRHLKSDGQVDTMQTLHNINEEAWKGKARKYLPGWTGAPNDGVEGSGGWALPSTENTHAGGRRRLGAAENGQSSKVRRH
- the LOC110921198 gene encoding uncharacterized protein LOC110921198 isoform X1, which codes for MQGGRGRGDPFFGSRDPFAGFSGMPSLFGERDPFDDPFFTNPLGGMLQPSPFGHAGGPFMGASPFELSLFGPNGSPFGSSLFGPNGSPFMDTRLPITHEHRQSMPNSSRGLIIEELNSDDEKDEPEAGHGRELNQTQYGNQHSLMHHSCPHPQAHSFTFQSSTVTYGGSNGAYYTSSTTRRADSDGLRFEEHKEADSTTGQAAHRISRGIHDKGHTLSRHLKSDGQVDTMQTLHNINEDELTGFEEAWKGKARKYLPGWTGAPNDGVEGSGGWALPSTENTHAGGRRRLGAAENGQSSKVRRH
- the LOC110921198 gene encoding uncharacterized protein LOC110921198 isoform X2, which gives rise to MQGGRGRGDPFFGSRDPFAGFSGMPSLFGERDPFDDPFFTNPLGGMLQPSPFGHAGGPFMGASPFELSLFGPNGSPFGSSLFGPNGSPFMDTRLPITHEHRQSMPNSSRGLIIEELNSDDEKDEPEAGHGRELNQTQYGNQHSLMHHSCPHPQAHSFTFQSSTVTYGGSNGAYYTSSTTRRADSDGLRFEEHKEADSTTGQAAHRISRGIHDKGHTLSRHLKSDGQVDTMQTLHNINEDELTGFEEAWKGKARKYLPGWTGAPNDGGSGGWALPSTENTHAGGRRRLGAAENGQSSKVRRH